One segment of Corynebacterium atrinae DNA contains the following:
- the trxB gene encoding thioredoxin-disulfide reductase, producing MTVVDTIHDVAIIGSGPAGYTAALYAARAELKPIVFEGYEYGGSLMNTTEVENYPGFEKGIMGPDLMVEMRSQAERFGADLRMELVDSVELSGDIKKIHVGDEVFQARTVILATGAAPRLLGVPGESELMGRGVSSCATCDGFFFKGAEIAVVGGGDSAMEEATFLTKFADKVTIIHRREGFRASPIMLDRAKQNDKIEFALNKVVDRVIEGTGEKAGKVAGLVLRDTVTGEVSELPVSAMFVAIGHDPRSGFLDGQVDLNGGGYVQVDEPSTRTNLPGVFAAGDLVDDHYQQAITAAGSGCRAALDAQHYLENL from the coding sequence GCGATCATCGGCTCGGGGCCGGCGGGGTACACCGCAGCCTTGTATGCCGCCCGCGCGGAGCTCAAGCCCATCGTCTTCGAGGGCTACGAGTACGGCGGGTCGTTGATGAACACCACCGAGGTGGAGAACTACCCGGGCTTTGAAAAGGGCATCATGGGCCCGGACCTCATGGTGGAGATGCGTTCCCAGGCCGAGCGTTTCGGCGCCGACCTGCGCATGGAGCTGGTGGATTCGGTGGAGCTTAGCGGCGACATCAAGAAGATCCACGTTGGAGATGAGGTCTTCCAGGCCCGCACCGTCATCCTCGCGACGGGTGCCGCCCCGCGGTTGCTCGGCGTTCCCGGCGAGTCGGAGCTCATGGGTCGGGGAGTGTCCAGCTGTGCCACCTGTGATGGGTTCTTCTTCAAGGGCGCCGAGATCGCCGTCGTCGGCGGTGGTGACTCCGCGATGGAGGAGGCGACCTTCCTTACCAAATTCGCTGACAAGGTGACCATCATCCACCGCCGCGAGGGCTTCCGCGCCTCGCCGATCATGCTTGATCGCGCGAAGCAGAACGACAAGATTGAGTTCGCGCTGAACAAGGTGGTGGACCGCGTCATTGAGGGCACCGGCGAAAAGGCTGGCAAGGTTGCGGGCCTGGTCCTCCGGGACACGGTCACCGGGGAGGTCTCGGAGCTGCCCGTGTCCGCGATGTTCGTCGCCATCGGCCACGACCCGCGCTCCGGCTTCCTTGACGGCCAGGTGGACCTCAACGGCGGCGGCTACGTCCAGGTCGACGAGCCTTCCACCCGCACCAACCTCCCCGGCGTCTTCGCAGCCGGCGACTTGGTCGATGATCATTACCAGCAGGCGATTACCGCCGCGGGCTCCGGTTGCCGCGCGGCATTGGACGCCCAGCATTACCTCGAAAACCTTTAA
- the trxA gene encoding thioredoxin translates to MSNVINVTQATFKDVVIDSDKTVIVDFWADWCGPCKKLSPIIEEIADEMGDKVTVAKVDVSAERTLGAMFQVMSIPAVMFFKNGEKVDEFVGLQPKSAIVAKLESHL, encoded by the coding sequence GTGAGCAACGTCATTAACGTCACCCAGGCCACGTTCAAGGACGTGGTCATCGACTCCGACAAGACGGTCATCGTCGACTTTTGGGCCGACTGGTGTGGCCCCTGCAAGAAGCTCAGCCCCATCATCGAGGAAATCGCCGATGAGATGGGGGATAAGGTCACCGTCGCCAAGGTCGATGTTTCCGCCGAGCGCACCCTCGGGGCCATGTTCCAGGTCATGTCGATCCCCGCTGTCATGTTCTTCAAAAACGGCGAGAAGGTTGACGAGTTTGTTGGCTTGCAGCCCAAGTCGGCGATCGTGGCAAAGCTGGAATCTCATCTCTGA
- a CDS encoding N-acetylmuramoyl-L-alanine amidase, with protein sequence MTKILRVGDRSPRVAEARSTLARLGLLPGFEDALTDWKSQKFDEEDKLFDEELSVILKAFQQSRGIIPSGAIDETTLRELRQASYRLGARVLSFQPGNELVGDDVSQLQNQLQELGFYAHRIDGHFGRATYEALVNFQLNSGLQDDGVCGPDTIRALKLLGRRITGGSPQAIRERESVRSAGPKLAGKRVVIDPAFGGSHQGRSVMGLYGEITEEEILWDLASRLEGRMVAAGMETIISRPRMDNPSSKTRAEIANAFGADLMICLQCDSYPNEKASGVATFYFGSDHGDSSLTGETLSGYVQREIVARTELQNCGSHARTWELLRLTQMPTVELVAGYLTNPDDVAKLTNPAVRDSIAEAIVVAVKRLYLLDQDDQPTGTFKFAELLKAENL encoded by the coding sequence GTGACGAAGATACTACGTGTCGGGGATCGCAGCCCCCGCGTTGCGGAAGCTCGTTCGACGCTCGCTCGTCTCGGCCTGCTCCCCGGGTTTGAGGATGCCCTCACCGATTGGAAATCGCAGAAGTTCGACGAGGAAGACAAGCTTTTTGATGAGGAGCTCTCCGTCATCCTCAAGGCCTTCCAGCAGTCCCGTGGCATTATTCCCTCCGGCGCGATCGATGAGACGACGCTGCGCGAACTTCGCCAGGCCTCGTACCGGCTCGGTGCCCGCGTGCTCTCCTTCCAGCCCGGTAACGAGCTGGTGGGCGATGACGTATCCCAGCTGCAAAACCAGCTCCAAGAGTTAGGTTTCTACGCCCACCGCATCGACGGACACTTCGGCCGGGCCACCTATGAGGCACTGGTGAACTTCCAGCTCAACTCGGGCTTGCAAGACGATGGGGTGTGCGGTCCGGATACGATTCGCGCCCTGAAGTTGTTGGGTCGCCGCATCACCGGCGGTTCCCCGCAGGCGATTCGGGAGCGGGAGAGCGTCCGCAGCGCCGGCCCGAAACTGGCAGGCAAGCGCGTAGTCATTGACCCCGCGTTCGGCGGGTCTCACCAGGGTCGCAGCGTCATGGGTCTGTACGGCGAGATCACCGAGGAGGAAATCCTGTGGGACCTGGCCTCTCGCCTGGAGGGCCGGATGGTCGCCGCAGGCATGGAGACGATCATCTCCCGCCCGCGGATGGATAATCCCTCTTCTAAGACTCGGGCCGAGATCGCCAACGCCTTCGGCGCCGACCTCATGATTTGCCTGCAGTGCGATTCCTACCCCAATGAGAAGGCCTCCGGCGTGGCTACCTTCTACTTCGGTTCGGATCACGGCGATAGTTCCCTCACGGGTGAGACCCTGTCGGGTTACGTGCAGCGAGAAATCGTTGCCCGCACGGAGCTGCAGAATTGCGGCAGCCATGCCCGCACGTGGGAGCTGCTGCGTTTAACGCAGATGCCAACGGTGGAGCTAGTGGCGGGTTACCTGACGAACCCGGACGATGTCGCCAAGCTGACGAACCCGGCTGTGCGCGATTCCATCGCGGAGGCGATAGTCGTGGCCGTGAAACGGCTCTACCTGCTCGATCAGGATGATCAGCCGACCGGAACGTTCAAGTTTGCCGAGCTGCTTAAGGCGGAGAACCTCTAG